A window of the Fulvia fulva chromosome 3, complete sequence genome harbors these coding sequences:
- a CDS encoding Glucose-6-phosphate isomerase, which produces MPGFAQANELPAWKGLMEHHEKLGRGMVLKSEFEKDPQRFDKYSHTFKNEADGGEILFDFSKNFITDETLPLLVNLAKEAKLEDLRDDMFKGEKINFTEKRAVYHVALRNVKNEPMAVDGQSVVEGVNEVLDHMKHFSEQVRSGEWKGYTGKPIDTIVNIGIGGSDLGPVMVTEALKPYGKAGYKLHFVSNIDGTHMAEALKDSNPETTLFLVASKTFTTAETVTNANSAKKWFLQSAKESDIAKHFVALSTNAKEVEKFGIDTKNMFGFSDWVGGRYSVWSAIGLSVALYIGYDNFHQFLSGANAMDHHFRTAPLEQNIPVIGGLLSVWYSDFFGAQTHLVSPFDQYLHRFPAYLQQLSMESNGKAITRSGDYVKYTTGAILFGEPATNAQHSFYQLLHQGTKLIPTDFILAANSHNPIENNKHQIMLASNYFAQAEALMVGKTPDTVRAEGAGDELVPHKVFLGNRPTTSILADKITPGALGALIAYYEHVTFTEGAIWNINSFDQWGVELGKALAKTIQSELEAAGESTKHDASTSGLINAFKKKAGIQ; this is translated from the exons ATGCCAGGCTTCGCGCAGGCTAACGAGCTGCCAGCATGGAAGGGCCTGATGGAGCACCACGAGAAGCTGGGCCGCGGCATGGTCCTTAAGAGCGAGTTCGAAAAAGACCCCCAGCGCTTCGACAAGTACAGCCACACCTTCAAGAACGAGGCCGACGGCGGCGAGATCCTCTTCGACTTCTCCAAAAACTTCATCACCGACGAGACCCTCCCCCTCCTCGTCAACCTCGCCAAGGAGGCCAAGCTTGAAGACCTCCGCGATGACATGTTCAAGGGCGAGAAGATCAACTTCACCGAGAAGCGTGCCGTCTACCACGTGGCATTGAGGAATGTCAAGAACGAGCCAATGGCTGTTGATGGCCAGAGCGTAGTTGAGGGCGTCAACGAGGTGCTCGACCACATGAAGCACTTCTCCGAGCAGGTCCGCTCTGGGGAGTGGAAGGGATACACTGGCAAGCCAATCGACACCATTGTCAACATTGGTATCGGTGGCTCAGATCTCGGGCCAGTCATGGTCACTGAGGCACTCAAGCCATACGGCAAGGCAGGCTACAAGCTCCACTTCGTCAGCAACATCGACGGCACACACATGGCCGAGGCCCTCAAGGACAGCAACCCAGAGACCACTCTCTTCTTGGTTGCATCCAAGACTTTCACTACCGCCGAGACCGTCACCAACGCCAACTCTGCAAAGAAGTGGTTCCTGCAATCTGCCAAGGAGAGCGACATTGCAAAGCACTTCGTTGCTCTTTCCACAAACGCCAAGGAGGTCGAGAAGTTCGGCATCGACACCAAGAACATGTTTGGCTTCAGCGACTGGGTTGGTGGACGTTACTCTGTCTGGTCCGCCATTGGTCTCTCCGTCGCCCTCTACATTGGCTACGACAATTTCCACCAGTTCCTGTCTGGTGCCAACGCCATGGATCACCACTTCAGGACTGCACCACTCGAGCAGAACATCCCAGTGATTGGCGGTCTCCTCAGCGTTTGGTACTCCGACTTCTTCGGCGCCCAGACACATCTAGTATCTCC ATTCGACCAGTACCTACACCGCTTCCCAGCGTACCTTCAGCAGCTTTCCATGGAGTCGAACGGAAAGGCCATCACCCGCAGCGGCGACTACGTAAAGTACACCACCGGCGCGATCCTCTTCGGCGAGCCCGCCACCAACGCACAGCACTCCTTCTACCAACTCCTCCACCAGGGCACGAAGCTCATTCCAACCGACTTCATCCTTGCTGCCAACTCGCACAACCCAATCGAGAACAACAAGCACCAGATCATGCTTGCCTCAAACTACTTTGCGCAGGCTGAGGCGCTCATGGTTGGCAAGACACCAGATACTGTCAGGGCTGAGGGTGCAGGTGATGAGCTGGTGCCACACAAGGTGTTCTTGGGTAATCGCCCGACCACCAGTATCCTGGCAGACAAGATCACACCGGGCGCTCTGGGTGCCTTGATTGCATACTACGAGCACGTCACTTTCACAGAAGGTGCGATCTGGAACATCAACAGCTTCGACCAGTGGGGTGTTGAGCTTGGCAAGGCCCTCGCGAAGACCATCCAGAGCGAGCTTGAGGCTGCCGGCGAGAGCACGAAGCACGATGCTTCCACCAGCGGTCTCATCAATGCTTTCAAGAAGAAGGCTGGCATCCAGTGA